A window from Pseudomonas kribbensis encodes these proteins:
- a CDS encoding MFS transporter has protein sequence MPQATPQVPGKLFGLFCLASYLLSLSYGATFLLSLLIGSRGGNEHDAGSVISAAMLSTFVAVLVSGHLSDWLGAARSIALFGLLLVAASLGFAMTPGFGHLLLFFGLLLGLGWGVFYTLGPIIVASLVSPAQRAKYFALLSGSMMTGIGSGPLLGRAASALGLPVTSAFYLAALASLVGVLLFWRLGARLKSTQAASAAKISWQATAQVLSSRAVFPIIMVGLGGCVFGGLSSFQTSYAAARSLDYSLFFLGFMSAAISSRMLIAGYVVKRDPLRASCLLSGLMLGSIVMFAFGVQSGFSYLLAAVMLGVGYGLTYSVINGLAANEAPAGSTSQALLLFSLSYFIGVFGFPLLAGKIIVDHGMATLLLTVLAVAALNWSITLGRLLWRRMKVESALTN, from the coding sequence ATGCCTCAAGCAACACCCCAGGTCCCGGGCAAACTGTTCGGCCTGTTCTGCCTCGCCAGTTATCTGTTGTCGCTGTCCTATGGCGCGACGTTTCTGCTCTCGCTGCTGATCGGCTCTCGCGGCGGCAACGAGCACGATGCCGGCAGCGTAATCAGTGCGGCGATGCTCAGCACCTTCGTTGCGGTGCTGGTGTCCGGGCACCTGTCCGACTGGCTGGGCGCGGCGCGTTCGATTGCGCTGTTCGGGCTGTTGCTGGTGGCGGCGAGCCTGGGGTTTGCGATGACGCCGGGCTTCGGCCATCTGCTGCTGTTTTTCGGGTTGCTGCTTGGCTTGGGCTGGGGCGTGTTCTACACGCTAGGGCCGATCATCGTCGCCAGTCTGGTGAGCCCGGCGCAGCGAGCTAAATACTTTGCGCTGCTGTCCGGCAGCATGATGACCGGGATCGGCAGCGGCCCGCTGCTCGGGCGCGCCGCCAGTGCGCTGGGTTTGCCGGTGACGTCGGCGTTCTATCTGGCGGCGTTGGCGAGTCTGGTCGGCGTGCTGCTGTTCTGGCGTCTCGGTGCCCGCCTGAAAAGTACACAAGCCGCGTCAGCGGCAAAAATCAGCTGGCAGGCGACGGCTCAGGTGCTCAGTTCCCGAGCCGTGTTTCCGATCATCATGGTCGGCCTCGGCGGCTGCGTGTTCGGTGGTCTGTCGAGTTTCCAGACCAGCTATGCCGCCGCCCGTTCGCTGGATTATTCGCTGTTCTTCCTGGGCTTCATGAGCGCCGCCATCAGCAGCCGGATGTTGATCGCAGGCTATGTGGTCAAGCGTGATCCGCTGCGGGCGTCGTGTCTGCTTTCGGGGTTGATGCTGGGCTCAATCGTAATGTTCGCGTTTGGCGTGCAAAGCGGTTTCAGCTATCTGCTGGCAGCAGTGATGCTCGGTGTCGGTTACGGTCTCACCTACTCGGTAATCAATGGACTCGCCGCCAACGAGGCTCCGGCCGGCAGCACGTCGCAGGCATTGTTGCTGTTCAGTCTTTCTTATTTCATCGGTGTCTTCGGCTTCCCGTTGCTGGCCGGGAAAATCATCGTCGATCACGGCATGGCGACGCTGTTGCTGACCGTTCTGGCGGTGGCGGCGTTGAACTGGTCGATCACCCTCGGCCGCCTGCTGTGGCGGAGGATGAAGGTAGAAAGTGCACTGACGAACTGA